The following are encoded in a window of Gloeocapsa sp. DLM2.Bin57 genomic DNA:
- a CDS encoding ferredoxin codes for MSEIPSNSQGSGLEPELGGILRNNASVSGYEPELGGVLRQKGPYVDETTCIGCKHCAHTAANTFYIEPEHGRARVFNHNGDSEELIQEAIDTCPVDCIHWVDYTKLKQLETERKNQVIRNLGFPQSSTTKKARY; via the coding sequence ATGTCGGAAATTCCCTCAAATTCTCAAGGTTCGGGTTTAGAGCCAGAATTGGGAGGGATTTTACGCAATAATGCCTCTGTTTCAGGATATGAACCAGAATTAGGAGGAGTATTACGGCAAAAAGGTCCCTACGTCGATGAAACGACCTGTATCGGTTGTAAACATTGCGCCCATACAGCGGCTAATACCTTTTATATCGAACCAGAGCATGGACGAGCTAGGGTTTTTAATCATAACGGCGACTCAGAAGAGTTAATCCAAGAAGCGATCGATACTTGTCCGGTGGATTGCATTCATTGGGTAGATTATACCAAGCTTAAACAACTAGAAACCGAGAGGAAAAACCAAGTAATACGCAATCTTGGCTTTCCTCAAAGTTCTACTACCAAAAAAGCTCGCTATTAA
- a CDS encoding DUF1257 domain-containing protein, protein MSHFSNIKTKIRNLNYLTTALNDLGIEWQPGPSQVRGYQGQTHNAEVVIPQANNYDLGFSWNGQEYELVTDLQYWQQPLTVEGFLRQVTQRYAYHTVVNESSKQGFQLAEQQKNQDGSIRLVVQRWSA, encoded by the coding sequence ATGTCACACTTTAGCAATATCAAGACCAAAATCCGCAATCTGAATTATTTAACCACAGCTTTAAACGATTTAGGGATAGAATGGCAACCAGGACCATCCCAAGTCAGAGGATATCAGGGTCAAACTCACAACGCAGAAGTAGTAATTCCTCAAGCTAACAACTACGACTTAGGGTTTAGCTGGAATGGACAAGAATACGAACTAGTCACCGATTTACAATATTGGCAACAACCCTTAACCGTAGAAGGTTTTCTCAGACAAGTAACCCAACGCTACGCTTACCACACCGTAGTTAACGAGTCTAGCAAACAAGGTTTTCAACTCGCTGAACAACAAAAAAATCAAGATGGTTCAATTCGTCTAGTCGTACAACGTTGGAGCGCCTAA
- a CDS encoding DUF2997 domain-containing protein produces the protein MNMESLEFIIYPDGRVKETVTGIIGASCQEVTAAIEAELGQVLSQEKNSAFYAQEAYQSDKVTNKATSSQW, from the coding sequence ATGAACATGGAATCTCTTGAGTTTATTATTTACCCTGATGGTCGGGTTAAAGAAACGGTCACAGGCATAATTGGTGCTTCTTGTCAAGAGGTAACCGCAGCAATTGAAGCGGAACTAGGACAAGTTTTATCTCAAGAAAAAAACAGCGCTTTTTATGCTCAAGAAGCTTATCAATCGGACAAAGTAACCAATAAAGCTACTTCTAGTCAATGGTAA